The following proteins are encoded in a genomic region of Chelmon rostratus isolate fCheRos1 chromosome 3, fCheRos1.pri, whole genome shotgun sequence:
- the trmo gene encoding tRNA (adenine(37)-N6)-methyltransferase, translating to MSPVCDCCCERVKTLNQQVSVMRKEIKNLRQMLGSAVRSHRKHMMSIQSAVSKVGLCEPDPTPPPPSPASSQAALEQGNIQTVPIGYISSCFSVKNGTPRQPTICGPSRAELRIRPSVFNNPEHALVGLELYSHVWVIFLFHKNGHLSYKAKVKPPRLDGRRVGVYSTRSPHRPNALGLTLAKLDKIAGDTIHLSDVDMIAGTPVLDIKPYIPEYDSPHTRIDSEPPDPNSDQPQATTVSPNETTDILNLHKDSDVISERPDDDVSETEIPLADSSGVSAQLSLPKDLHSVLEDVKHYVTQGDLCQLSCESKDQLSDSPKTKLQESTVDHPHYGEEARSTIAGWIREPPVGSLDVRFTPHAERELAEFLPSHLPGPPEGDRPRFKFLRSPEEAAAAIRGVLSADPRSVYRRTRCRDRLFFFTLDTADITCWFGPGFAEVLQVRPVEQHIASV from the exons ATGAGtcctgtgtgtgactgctgctgtgagcGCGTTAAAACACTGAACCAGCAGGTTTCTGTGATGAGAAAAGAAATCAAGAACCTGAG GCAGATGTTGGGCAGTGCAGTCAGATCTCATCGCAAACACATGATGTCCATCCAGTCTGCTGTGTCAAAGGTTGGACTCTGTGAACCTGATCCGACGCCTCCACCGCCTTCACCTGCGTCCTCACAGGCGGCTTTAGAGCAag GAAACATCCAGACGGTCCCGATTGGTTACATCAgttcctgtttctctgtgaaGAACGGGACCCCCAGACAGCCCACCATTTGTGGCCCCTCGAGGGCAGAACTGCGCATCCGGCCGAGTGTCTTCAATAACCCTGAGCACGCTCTGGTGGGCCTGGAGCTGTACTCCCACGTCTG GGTCATCTTTCTGTTTCACAAAAACGGGCACCTGAGTTACAAAGCCAAAGTGAAGCCTCCCAGACTGGACGGTCGGAGGGTGGGTGTGTACTCGACACGCAGTCCGCACCGACCAAATGCGCTGGGTCTCACTCTAGCCAAACTTGATAAAATTGCAG GTGATACAATACATCTGTCAGATGTTGACATGATTGCCGGGACTCCAGTCCTGGACATCAAACCCTACATCCCAGAGTACGACTCCCCCCACACCAGGATTGACTCTGAGCCTCCTGATCCAAACTCAGATCAACCACAGGCAACTACTGTGTCACCAAATGAGACAACAGATATTTTAAACCTCCATAAAGACTCAGATGTAATAAGCGAAAGACCCGATGATGACGTGTCTGAAACTGAAATTCCACTCGCAGATTCATCCGGAGTCAGTGCTCAGCTTTCCCTCCCCAAAGACCTCCACAGTGTGCTGGAGGACGTCAAACACTATGTGACCCAAGGTGACCTTTGCCAGTTGAGTTGTGAGAGCAAGGATCAACTTTCAGACTCTCCCAAAACCAAACTACAGGAGTCAACAGTGGATCACCCTCACTATGGAGAGGAGGCTCGCAGCACCATCGCTGGCTGGATCAGAGAGCCTCCTGTTGGCAGTCTGGATGTGCGCTTCACCCCTCATGCTGAGAGAGAGTTGGCAGAGTTCCTTCCCTCACACCTGCCAG GACCCCCTGAAGGTGACAGACCCAGGTTCAAGTTTCTGCGCAGTCCAGAGGAGGCTGCTGCCGCCATCAGAGGGGTGCTGTCAGCAGACCCACGGTCAGTCTACAGGAGGACGCGCTGCAGAGACAGACTCTTCTTCTTTACCCTGGACACGGCTGACATCACCTGCTGGTTTGGACCTGGCTTTGCTGAAGTACTGCAAGTCCGACCTGTTGAGCAGCACATTGCCTCAGTGTGA